A portion of the Chelonia mydas isolate rCheMyd1 chromosome 23, rCheMyd1.pri.v2, whole genome shotgun sequence genome contains these proteins:
- the ITPKC gene encoding inositol-trisphosphate 3-kinase C isoform X3, with the protein MKQRDRSPYRNKPWKKLKSMVHWSPFVVSFKKRYPWVQLAGHAGNFKAGDYGRILKKFCPCEQQSLERLMRDSLRPHVPAYFGLVQRDGECYNQMEDLLAGFETPSLMDCKMGVRTYLEEELEQARQRPRLRRDMYEKMVAVEPGAPTPEEHAQRAVLKPRYMQWRESLSSTATLGFRIEGIKKADGTCSTNFKKTRLPEQVVQALGDFVDGDRTILATYLGRLEELRAALEQSEVFRTHEVVGSSLLFVHDRTGLAKVWMIDFGKMVPLAGGQTLTHRLPWVEGNREDGYLWGLDNLIAIFSTMVQN; encoded by the exons ATGAAGCAGCGGGACAGGAGCCCCTATCGG AACAAGCCGTGGAAGAAACTCAAGAGCATGGTCCACTGGTCGCCTTTCGTCGTGTCCTTCAAGAAGCGCTACCCCTGGGTGCAGCTGGCCGGCCATGCGG GGAATTTCAAAGCCGGCGACTACGGGCGGATCCTGAAGAAGTTCTGCCCGTGTGAGCAGCAAAGCCTGGAGCGCCTCATGCGGGACTCGCTGCGCCCCCACGTGCCCGCCTACTTCGGGCTGGTGCAGCGGGACGGCGAGTGCTACAACCAGATGGAGGATCTGCTGGCCGGCTTCGAGACGCCCTCCCTCATGGACTGCAAGATGGGGGTCAG GACGTACCTGGAGGAGGAGTTGGAGCAGGCCCGGCAGCGGCCCCGGCTGCGCCGCGACATGTACGAGAAGATGGTGGCGGTGGAGCCGGGGGCGCCCACGCCCGAGGAGCACGCCCAGCGCGCCGTGCTCAAGCCCCGTTACATGCAGTGGAGGGAGTCGCTCAGCTCCACCGCCACGCTGGGCTTCCGCATCGAGGGCATCAAG AAAGCCGACGGCACCTGCAGCACCAACTTCAAGAAGACGCGGCTGCCCGAGCAGGTGGTGCAGGCGCTGGGCGACTTTGTGGACGGCGACAGAACCATCCTG gcCACCTACCTGGGCCGCTTGGAGGAGCTGCGGGCGGCGCTGGAGCAGTCCGAGGTCTTCAGGACCCACGAG GTGGTGGGGAGCTCTCTGCTTTTCGTCCATGACCGGACGGGGCTGGCCAAGGTCTGGATGATCGACTTCGGAAAGATGGTGCCGCTGGCCGGGGGGCAGACGCTGACGCACCGGCTGCCGTGGGTGGAGGGGAACCGGGAGGACGGCTACCTCTGGGGGCTGGACAATCTCATCGCCATCTTCAGCACCATGGTGCAGAACTGA
- the ITPKC gene encoding inositol-trisphosphate 3-kinase C isoform X4: protein MVHWSPFVVSFKKRYPWVQLAGHAGNFKAGDYGRILKKFCPCEQQSLERLMRDSLRPHVPAYFGLVQRDGECYNQMEDLLAGFETPSLMDCKMGVRTYLEEELEQARQRPRLRRDMYEKMVAVEPGAPTPEEHAQRAVLKPRYMQWRESLSSTATLGFRIEGIKKADGTCSTNFKKTRLPEQVVQALGDFVDGDRTILATYLGRLEELRAALEQSEVFRTHEVVGSSLLFVHDRTGLAKVWMIDFGKMVPLAGGQTLTHRLPWVEGNREDGYLWGLDNLIAIFSTMVQN, encoded by the exons ATGGTCCACTGGTCGCCTTTCGTCGTGTCCTTCAAGAAGCGCTACCCCTGGGTGCAGCTGGCCGGCCATGCGG GGAATTTCAAAGCCGGCGACTACGGGCGGATCCTGAAGAAGTTCTGCCCGTGTGAGCAGCAAAGCCTGGAGCGCCTCATGCGGGACTCGCTGCGCCCCCACGTGCCCGCCTACTTCGGGCTGGTGCAGCGGGACGGCGAGTGCTACAACCAGATGGAGGATCTGCTGGCCGGCTTCGAGACGCCCTCCCTCATGGACTGCAAGATGGGGGTCAG GACGTACCTGGAGGAGGAGTTGGAGCAGGCCCGGCAGCGGCCCCGGCTGCGCCGCGACATGTACGAGAAGATGGTGGCGGTGGAGCCGGGGGCGCCCACGCCCGAGGAGCACGCCCAGCGCGCCGTGCTCAAGCCCCGTTACATGCAGTGGAGGGAGTCGCTCAGCTCCACCGCCACGCTGGGCTTCCGCATCGAGGGCATCAAG AAAGCCGACGGCACCTGCAGCACCAACTTCAAGAAGACGCGGCTGCCCGAGCAGGTGGTGCAGGCGCTGGGCGACTTTGTGGACGGCGACAGAACCATCCTG gcCACCTACCTGGGCCGCTTGGAGGAGCTGCGGGCGGCGCTGGAGCAGTCCGAGGTCTTCAGGACCCACGAG GTGGTGGGGAGCTCTCTGCTTTTCGTCCATGACCGGACGGGGCTGGCCAAGGTCTGGATGATCGACTTCGGAAAGATGGTGCCGCTGGCCGGGGGGCAGACGCTGACGCACCGGCTGCCGTGGGTGGAGGGGAACCGGGAGGACGGCTACCTCTGGGGGCTGGACAATCTCATCGCCATCTTCAGCACCATGGTGCAGAACTGA
- the MIA gene encoding melanoma-derived growth regulatory protein isoform X2 gives MANARLWARAALLWALLGLAQGGRQLGKLAEKKLCADADCSHPISIAVAVQDYIAPDCRFMPIQRGQVVYVFSKLKGRGRLFWGGSVQGDYYGEHPARLGFFPSSVVQESQYLKPGKVEVKTDQWDFSCQ, from the exons ATGGCTAACGCCCGGCTCTGGGCCCGGGCCGCTCTGCTGTGGGCCCTGCTGGGGCTGGCGCAGGGGGGCCGGCAGCTGGGCAAGCTGGCTGAGAAGAAGCTGTGTGCGGATGCCGACTGCAGCC ATCCGATCTCCATTGCGGTGGCCGTGCAGGATTACATCGCCCCTGACTGCCGCTTCATGCCCATCCAGCGCGGGCAGGTCGTCTAcgtcttctccaagctgaagggCCGCGGCCGGCTGTTCTGGGGCGGCAGC GTGCAGGGGGATTATTACGGGGAGCACCCCGCCCGCCTGGGCTTCTTCCCCAGCAGCGTGGTCCAGGAGAGCCAGTACCTGAAGCCGGGGAAGGTGGAGGTCAAAACCGAT CAATGGGATTTCTCCTGCCAGTGA
- the LOC102944929 gene encoding rho-related GTP-binding protein RhoV: MEMGRGINPRAGRRAAAWSAGRTGAQPALETPRGSRLRPFALPARGPGRTMAPQELLPEYPPAPPVPPHRPPPRLELQCVLLGDGAVGKTSLAVSYSANGYPARYVPTALDRFSAVVQVDSAPVRLHLCDTAGQDEFDTLRRLCYPKADVFLLCFSVVAPTSFQNVGEKWVPELCRLRPTAPLLLVGTQCDLRQDVQVLIQLARRREKPVAEPAARALAQKVGAVGYVECSALTQQNLKEVFDTAILAGLRHAEARGRRARSTASKVRALSKAWWKKYVCVR; this comes from the exons ATGGAGATGGGCCGGGGTATAAACCCCCGCGCTGGGCGGCGCGCCGCGGCTTGGAGCGCAGGGCGCACGGGGGCGCAGCCGGCTCTGGAGACCCCCCGCGGCTCCCGCCTCCGCCCCTTTGCCCTCCCCGCCAGGGGCCCGGGCCGGACCATGGCCCCGCAGGAGCTGCTGCCCGAGTACCCGCCTGCGCCCCCGGTGCCCCCGCACCGGCCCCCGCCCCGGCTGGAGCTGCAGTGCGTCCTGCTGGGGGACGGCGCCGTGGGCAAGACCAGCCTGGCGGTGAGCTACAGCGCCAACGGGTACCCGGCCCGCTACGTGCCCACGGCGCTGGACCGCTTCTCGG CTGTGGTGCAGGTGGACAGCGCCCCTGTGAGGCTGCATCTCTGTGACACGGCGGGGCAG gacgAGTTTGACACGCTGCGGCGGCTTTGTTACCCCAAGGCGGACGtcttcctcctctgcttcagCGTGGTGGCCCCCACCTCCTTCCAGAACGTGGGGGAGAAGTGGGTGCCGGAGCTGTGCCGGCtccgccccactgcccccctgctGCTGGTGGGCACCCAGTGCGACCTGCGCCAGGACGTCCAGGTGCTCATCCAGCTGGCCCGGCGCCGGGAAAAGCCGGTGGCCGAGCCGGCGGCCCGGGCGCTGGCCCAGAAAGTGGGGGCCGTGGGCTACGTGGAGTGCTCGGCGCTGACCCAGCAGAACCTCAAGGAGGTGTTCGACACGGCCATCCTTGCGGGGCTGCGGCATGCCGAGGCCCGGGGCCGGCGGGCGCGGAGCACGGCCAGCAAGGTGCGGGCGCTCTCCAAGGCCTGGTGGAAGAAGTACGTCTGTGTGCGGTAG
- the MIA gene encoding melanoma-derived growth regulatory protein isoform X1, with protein MAVPRLVSRMGVPEDRGSWNCQKDAGAMFYPKPGACRSTVPPTAACASGLPYPISIAVAVQDYIAPDCRFMPIQRGQVVYVFSKLKGRGRLFWGGSVQGDYYGEHPARLGFFPSSVVQESQYLKPGKVEVKTDQWDFSCQ; from the exons ATGGCAGTGCCCCGGCTGGTGTCCAGGATGGGCGTCCCCGAGGACCGGGGGAGCTGGAATTGTCAGAAGGACGCAGGGGCGATGTTCTATCCAAAACCTGGTGCCTGCCGCAGCACAGTCCCCCCCACAGCTGCGTGTGCGTCAGGGCTGCCTT ATCCGATCTCCATTGCGGTGGCCGTGCAGGATTACATCGCCCCTGACTGCCGCTTCATGCCCATCCAGCGCGGGCAGGTCGTCTAcgtcttctccaagctgaagggCCGCGGCCGGCTGTTCTGGGGCGGCAGC GTGCAGGGGGATTATTACGGGGAGCACCCCGCCCGCCTGGGCTTCTTCCCCAGCAGCGTGGTCCAGGAGAGCCAGTACCTGAAGCCGGGGAAGGTGGAGGTCAAAACCGAT CAATGGGATTTCTCCTGCCAGTGA
- the ITPKC gene encoding inositol-trisphosphate 3-kinase C isoform X2 — MPASRRGAAPACSCCPRRPPAPPATGSGHPANKPWKKLKSMVHWSPFVVSFKKRYPWVQLAGHAGNFKAGDYGRILKKFCPCEQQSLERLMRDSLRPHVPAYFGLVQRDGECYNQMEDLLAGFETPSLMDCKMGVRTYLEEELEQARQRPRLRRDMYEKMVAVEPGAPTPEEHAQRAVLKPRYMQWRESLSSTATLGFRIEGIKKADGTCSTNFKKTRLPEQVVQALGDFVDGDRTILATYLGRLEELRAALEQSEVFRTHEVVGSSLLFVHDRTGLAKVWMIDFGKMVPLAGGQTLTHRLPWVEGNREDGYLWGLDNLIAIFSTMVQN; from the exons ATGCCAGCGTCTCGGCGTGGGGCAGCGCCCGCATGCAGCTGCTGTCCTCGgcggcccccagccccgcccgccACCGGCTCCGGGCACCCGGCG AACAAGCCGTGGAAGAAACTCAAGAGCATGGTCCACTGGTCGCCTTTCGTCGTGTCCTTCAAGAAGCGCTACCCCTGGGTGCAGCTGGCCGGCCATGCGG GGAATTTCAAAGCCGGCGACTACGGGCGGATCCTGAAGAAGTTCTGCCCGTGTGAGCAGCAAAGCCTGGAGCGCCTCATGCGGGACTCGCTGCGCCCCCACGTGCCCGCCTACTTCGGGCTGGTGCAGCGGGACGGCGAGTGCTACAACCAGATGGAGGATCTGCTGGCCGGCTTCGAGACGCCCTCCCTCATGGACTGCAAGATGGGGGTCAG GACGTACCTGGAGGAGGAGTTGGAGCAGGCCCGGCAGCGGCCCCGGCTGCGCCGCGACATGTACGAGAAGATGGTGGCGGTGGAGCCGGGGGCGCCCACGCCCGAGGAGCACGCCCAGCGCGCCGTGCTCAAGCCCCGTTACATGCAGTGGAGGGAGTCGCTCAGCTCCACCGCCACGCTGGGCTTCCGCATCGAGGGCATCAAG AAAGCCGACGGCACCTGCAGCACCAACTTCAAGAAGACGCGGCTGCCCGAGCAGGTGGTGCAGGCGCTGGGCGACTTTGTGGACGGCGACAGAACCATCCTG gcCACCTACCTGGGCCGCTTGGAGGAGCTGCGGGCGGCGCTGGAGCAGTCCGAGGTCTTCAGGACCCACGAG GTGGTGGGGAGCTCTCTGCTTTTCGTCCATGACCGGACGGGGCTGGCCAAGGTCTGGATGATCGACTTCGGAAAGATGGTGCCGCTGGCCGGGGGGCAGACGCTGACGCACCGGCTGCCGTGGGTGGAGGGGAACCGGGAGGACGGCTACCTCTGGGGGCTGGACAATCTCATCGCCATCTTCAGCACCATGGTGCAGAACTGA
- the ITPKC gene encoding inositol-trisphosphate 3-kinase C isoform X1 — protein sequence MQLLSSAAPSPARHRLRAPGGEQGADTSCTGPMRDGAVPQNKPWKKLKSMVHWSPFVVSFKKRYPWVQLAGHAGNFKAGDYGRILKKFCPCEQQSLERLMRDSLRPHVPAYFGLVQRDGECYNQMEDLLAGFETPSLMDCKMGVRTYLEEELEQARQRPRLRRDMYEKMVAVEPGAPTPEEHAQRAVLKPRYMQWRESLSSTATLGFRIEGIKKADGTCSTNFKKTRLPEQVVQALGDFVDGDRTILATYLGRLEELRAALEQSEVFRTHEVVGSSLLFVHDRTGLAKVWMIDFGKMVPLAGGQTLTHRLPWVEGNREDGYLWGLDNLIAIFSTMVQN from the exons ATGCAGCTGCTGTCCTCGgcggcccccagccccgcccgccACCGGCTCCGGGCACCCGGCGGTGAGCAGGGAGCCGACACCAGCTGCACCGGGCCGATGCGGGATGGGGCAGTGCCgcag AACAAGCCGTGGAAGAAACTCAAGAGCATGGTCCACTGGTCGCCTTTCGTCGTGTCCTTCAAGAAGCGCTACCCCTGGGTGCAGCTGGCCGGCCATGCGG GGAATTTCAAAGCCGGCGACTACGGGCGGATCCTGAAGAAGTTCTGCCCGTGTGAGCAGCAAAGCCTGGAGCGCCTCATGCGGGACTCGCTGCGCCCCCACGTGCCCGCCTACTTCGGGCTGGTGCAGCGGGACGGCGAGTGCTACAACCAGATGGAGGATCTGCTGGCCGGCTTCGAGACGCCCTCCCTCATGGACTGCAAGATGGGGGTCAG GACGTACCTGGAGGAGGAGTTGGAGCAGGCCCGGCAGCGGCCCCGGCTGCGCCGCGACATGTACGAGAAGATGGTGGCGGTGGAGCCGGGGGCGCCCACGCCCGAGGAGCACGCCCAGCGCGCCGTGCTCAAGCCCCGTTACATGCAGTGGAGGGAGTCGCTCAGCTCCACCGCCACGCTGGGCTTCCGCATCGAGGGCATCAAG AAAGCCGACGGCACCTGCAGCACCAACTTCAAGAAGACGCGGCTGCCCGAGCAGGTGGTGCAGGCGCTGGGCGACTTTGTGGACGGCGACAGAACCATCCTG gcCACCTACCTGGGCCGCTTGGAGGAGCTGCGGGCGGCGCTGGAGCAGTCCGAGGTCTTCAGGACCCACGAG GTGGTGGGGAGCTCTCTGCTTTTCGTCCATGACCGGACGGGGCTGGCCAAGGTCTGGATGATCGACTTCGGAAAGATGGTGCCGCTGGCCGGGGGGCAGACGCTGACGCACCGGCTGCCGTGGGTGGAGGGGAACCGGGAGGACGGCTACCTCTGGGGGCTGGACAATCTCATCGCCATCTTCAGCACCATGGTGCAGAACTGA
- the C23H19orf54 gene encoding UPF0692 protein C19orf54 homolog isoform X2, with translation MAGSLLSLSQDVSLERIVQVALERGYTAQGEMFSAADMAQLAEEVFQCRAELLSGGLEGENRGRILRHLTAGCPLLLPYDEDSNHEPCRRRGYKAHWAVVSGLLLGLRDGALGPACQEDEQIPGLFRPGPACPPPAPEDVLEIYLLSKQGKSWRPQLWNYRQAHESNAQLMDFCPKRAGDGKVYVVPAGGVRAGLCGKTVLLHPRTTQSTLPQPAGPPPAAER, from the exons ATGGCAGGCTCCCTCCTCAGTCTGTCCCAGGACGTCTCCCTGGAGAGGATCGTGCAGGTGGcattggagagaggctacactgCCCAAGGAGAAATGTTCTCAG CGGCTGACATGGCCCAGCTGGCCGAGGAGGTGTTCCAGTGCCGGGCCGAGCTGCTTTCGGGAGGTCTGGAGGGAGAGAACCGGGGCAGGATCCTTCGCCATCTGACCGCTGGCTGCCCCCTGCTACTGCC CTACGACGAGGACTCCAACCACGAGCCCTGCAGGAGACGCGGCTACAAAGCCCACTGGGCCGTCGTCTCAG gaCTCCTGCTGGGCCTCCGGGACGGCGCCctcggcccggcctgccaggagGACGAGCAGATCCCCGGCCTCTTCCGCCccggcccagcctgccccccgcccgccccggaGGACGTGCTGGAGATCTACCTCCTCTCCAAGCAGGGCAAGAGCTGGCGCCCCCAGCTGTGGAATTACCGGCAGGCACACGAGAGCAACGCCCAGCTGATGGACTTCTGCCCCAAGCGGGCGGGCGACGGCAAGGTCTACGTGGTGCCCGCGGGCGGCGTCAGGGCGGGGCTCTGCGGCAAGACGGTGCTGCTGCACCCAAGGACCACACAGagcaccctgccccagccagccggGCCACCCCCTGCTGCCGAGCGCTAG
- the SNRPA gene encoding U1 small nuclear ribonucleoprotein A: MAVPETRPNHTIYINNLNEKIKKDELKKSLYAIFSQFGQILDILVSRSLKMRGQAFVIFKEISSATNALRSMQGFPFYDKPMRIQYAKSDSDIISKMKGTYVERDRKREKRKPKGPETPVVKKQMPGAAAPVAGAVQGAVPGMPPMNQAPRMMHHMAGQPPYMPPPGMIPPPGMTPGGIAPGAMPPQQMMPGQMPPTQPLSENPPNHILFLTNLPEETNELMLSMLFNQFPGFKEVRLVPGRHDIAFVEFDNEVQAGAARDALQGFKITQSNAMKISFAKK, translated from the exons ATGGCCGTCCCGGAAACCCGCCCCAATCACACCATCTACATCAACAACCTCAATGAGAAGATCAAGAAGGATG AGCTGAAGAAATCCCTCTACGCCATCTTCTCCCAATTCGGCCAGATCCTGGATATCCTGGTGTCTCGGAGCCTCAAGATGCGGGGTCAAGCCTTCGTCATCTTCAAGGAAATCAGCAGCGCCACCAACGCCTTGAGGTCCATGCAGGGGTTCCCCTTCTACGACAAGCCGATG AGGATCCAGTACGCCAAGTCGGACTCCGACATCATCTCGAAAATGAAAGGCACCTACGTGGAGCGCGACCGCAAGCGGGAGAAGAGGAAGCCTAAAGGCCCGGAGACGCCCGTGGTCAAGAAACAAATGCCTGGGGCCGCCGCTCCGGTGGCAGGCGCCGTGCAAGGAGCCGTCCCC GGGATGCCGCCAATGAACCAGGCCCCTCGCATGATGCACCACATGGCAGGCCAGCCTCCATACATGCCCCCTCCGGGTATGATCCCCCCACCCGGTATGACTCCAGGAGGAATCGCGCCAGGGGCCATGCCTCCTCAGCAGATGATGCCTGGCCAGATGCCGCCTACCCAGCCG CTCTCTGAGAACCCACCCAATCACATCCTCTTCCTCACCAACCTGCCCGAGGAGACCAACGAGCTGATGCTGTCCATGCTCTTCAATCA GTTCCCGGGGTTCAAGGAGGTGCGCCTGGTGCCCGGGCGGCACGACATCGCTTTCGTGGAGTTCGATAACGAGGTGCAGGCCGGAGCCGCCCGCGACGCCCTCCAGGGCTTCAAGATCACACAGAGCAACGCCATGAAGATTTCCTTTGCCAAGAAGTGA
- the C23H19orf54 gene encoding UPF0692 protein C19orf54 homolog isoform X1, translating to MAHRGGLPPPPPAPQQGPAPPPPPPPPPPPRPPPPHGAKFLQAAPAPRSGDELRELLSRRKPSFSGCFKWLVYNRAVPSLIQEGPQCGLVALWMAGSLLSLSQDVSLERIVQVALERGYTAQGEMFSAADMAQLAEEVFQCRAELLSGGLEGENRGRILRHLTAGCPLLLPYDEDSNHEPCRRRGYKAHWAVVSGLLLGLRDGALGPACQEDEQIPGLFRPGPACPPPAPEDVLEIYLLSKQGKSWRPQLWNYRQAHESNAQLMDFCPKRAGDGKVYVVPAGGVRAGLCGKTVLLHPRTTQSTLPQPAGPPPAAER from the exons ATGGCCCACAGGggggggctgccccctccccctcccgccccccagcagggccctgcccctccccctcctcctcccccgccgcccccccccaggccgCCGCCCCCCCACGGGGCCAAGTTCCTCCAGGCGGCCCCGGCGCCGCGCAGCGGGGACGAGCTCCGGGAGCTGCTGAGCCGCCGGAAACCCAG CTTCAGCGGGTGTTTCAAGTGGCTCGTCTACAACAGGGCGGTGCCTTCCTTAATCCAAGAGGGGCCCCA GTGCGGGCTGGTGGCGCTGTGGATGGCAGGCTCCCTCCTCAGTCTGTCCCAGGACGTCTCCCTGGAGAGGATCGTGCAGGTGGcattggagagaggctacactgCCCAAGGAGAAATGTTCTCAG CGGCTGACATGGCCCAGCTGGCCGAGGAGGTGTTCCAGTGCCGGGCCGAGCTGCTTTCGGGAGGTCTGGAGGGAGAGAACCGGGGCAGGATCCTTCGCCATCTGACCGCTGGCTGCCCCCTGCTACTGCC CTACGACGAGGACTCCAACCACGAGCCCTGCAGGAGACGCGGCTACAAAGCCCACTGGGCCGTCGTCTCAG gaCTCCTGCTGGGCCTCCGGGACGGCGCCctcggcccggcctgccaggagGACGAGCAGATCCCCGGCCTCTTCCGCCccggcccagcctgccccccgcccgccccggaGGACGTGCTGGAGATCTACCTCCTCTCCAAGCAGGGCAAGAGCTGGCGCCCCCAGCTGTGGAATTACCGGCAGGCACACGAGAGCAACGCCCAGCTGATGGACTTCTGCCCCAAGCGGGCGGGCGACGGCAAGGTCTACGTGGTGCCCGCGGGCGGCGTCAGGGCGGGGCTCTGCGGCAAGACGGTGCTGCTGCACCCAAGGACCACACAGagcaccctgccccagccagccggGCCACCCCCTGCTGCCGAGCGCTAG